The Erwinia sorbitola nucleotide sequence AGGCCACCCGCCATCACGCAGATGGCCAGCGTTTTTAAGATTGTCTTCAAGATTACATCCTCTGTTATGTTTGCCGTTCGATCATATCTGAGTTGTCAGCGTTAATTATTCAGCACCCCTGATTGCCCTTATTGGGCAGACTCATAAATGCGGACGATTAACTGCGTATCGTCTCTAACCAGCTGGTGACCGTTTCCGTGATTCTTCGCTCCTGGTCGCATTCAATGACCAGCGGTTTTTCCCGATGTGCAGTCGGGGCGAGACGGGTAAGGATGTTGTCGCTGTCTCCTTTGCCGTAGCCGCCATGAGTAATAAAGGGAATGAGTAATTTGCCCGCAAGGTTATGGTTGCTGAGAAATGCTTGCACTACAGGCGGCACGCTGGTTCCCCAGATCGGAAAGCCTAAATACACGGTCTCGTAACGTGAGATATCTGCAACGCTATTTTTTAATGCCGGTTTAACGCCTCGCTCACGCTCATTTTTCGCCTGTTCAACGGTCTGAAAATAGTCTTCTGGATATGGCGTAGCCGGTTCGATTTCAAACAGATCGGTATTCAGGCTGCGGTGAATGACACCCGCAATGACTCGTGTATTTCCGCTACGGGAAAAGTACGCCACCAGAACAGTGCTTTTACCCTGCACGTTTGCGGTTCCGGTCGCAGCTGATGTCAAAGAAATGTTCGCCAGCGTGAGCCCGGCAAATGCGGTGATTAACATTCTGCGGTTGGGATCATGCTCCATAGCCCACTCCTAATTGTTTGCGAGCGACTGCTGCAGCGCCTTTTCAGCTCGCGCTGCTGCATCACTTTCGCCATGTTCACGCAGAACCTGTGCCTGCTGGCGCAGCTGCGCTGCCGTCAGGCCGACCCGCATGCTGGCTCGCGTATGCGACAGCAGTTGTGATTCGACACCCGGCGTGGCCGCTAATGCGCCAACCGTTGCCAGCTCGCGGCTTTGCCAGTCGAGGTTATCGCGGGCGAAAATATCGCCGAAAAGGTGCGTTTGCAGGAACTGGTTAATCACCGGGGCAAAATCAAATAGCGGCCCCTGGACTGGCGCGCCTGAGATTTTTGTCTGGTTTGCGGTACCGACGCGGCGAAGCTCATCCCCGACGGGGAGGGTGGCGG carries:
- a CDS encoding flavodoxin, with the protein product MEHDPNRRMLITAFAGLTLANISLTSAATGTANVQGKSTVLVAYFSRSGNTRVIAGVIHRSLNTDLFEIEPATPYPEDYFQTVEQAKNERERGVKPALKNSVADISRYETVYLGFPIWGTSVPPVVQAFLSNHNLAGKLLIPFITHGGYGKGDSDNILTRLAPTAHREKPLVIECDQERRITETVTSWLETIRS